In Podospora pseudoanserina strain CBS 124.78 chromosome 5, whole genome shotgun sequence, a single window of DNA contains:
- a CDS encoding hypothetical protein (EggNog:ENOG503NYCD) — translation MADSDVPIALRRTPRRTAASVRFQASSKTPTKGQTSSRTAPPKTSDSAVATTPRRQTTRKRVRFSDPGPIIGTGATQVEDEVSTSWTGLTPMISRTRLATGTPKRRHSSAPVYSTANTSFESEEITFLPLRQVLDGRVKRRIRRNGLSEEMNTIFAERKTKAKQTKEEMNRLRQELKEKDEAIMRLQEETVMVDSDRVWELERKVSRLRRQLSQMSGATSSPSRPSTAASSSPPQQDWTDAARDPFSKDAYSMDLGMDDDLPDNDTDEEIFGDSTMAELACSTPTRKPNATVHHTSASFRSSFPTPPSTSPARQFNTTDDPLTPCSSKPRTTTTTTTTTTATSIAIQTSLPDPAIPHLQTKLSTLQRDLDIFKNQLTSHLSLPTGTAPSDILSSLSQTLTSLSDKTHALTTLNKSLSSLGFAPSSTPNPDALDIITGISSTLRSCRLELEYLSPGELTFPLSGSGGQVLKMMVQKLQELGKRSKDAGEVIEELRERERGLKEELSARVDFTDHLQERLAKEQNDKKELEAKVEELREAVDKYTNGISKLETLISDLEERLERESIEQQLHITALERGYKDQLAEVKTRYEEELNGREEAILGWRAEIERVRGELRETGELVGRLKDEVARIGGENDALKVENAVIAQKYEAEKKRGKRIVGELGRVLALARGEESEDEEVVPSAGMEKGTKKRRYDGRMVFTKEAEAEEVEAVGVV, via the coding sequence ATGGCGGATTCAGATGTTCCCATTGCGCTTCGGCGcacgccgaggaggacggcggCGAGTGTTCGGTTTCAGGCTTCGTCAAAAACTCCAACAAAGGGGCAAACTTCATCACGAACAGCCCCACCAAAAACATCAGATTCGGCAGTTGCAacgacgccgaggaggcaGACAACAAGAAAACGCGTGAGATTTTCGGATCCGGGACCGATTATTGGGACTGGAGCAACACAAGTGGAAGATGAGGTGTCGACGTCTTGGACGGGCCTGACACCCATGATATCCCGGACTCGTCTGGCCACAGGCACCCCTAAGCGCCGACACTCTTCAGCACCAGTCTACTCAACCGCAAATACCAGTTTTGAAAGCGAAGAAAtcaccttccttcccctccgccaaGTTCTCGATGGCCGGGTTAAACGCCGCATTAGACGGAATGGGCTCAGCGAGGAGATGAACACCATTTTCGCCGAACGAAAGACCAAGGCAAAGCAGACAAAAGAGGAGATGAACCGTCTGAGGCAGGAATTAAAGGAAAAGGACGAGGCGATCATGAGATTACAGGAGGAaacggtgatggtggactcAGACCGGGTATGGGAGCTGGAAAGGAAGGTATCACGGTTAAGGAGGCAGTTGAGCCAGATGTCAGgggcaacatcatcaccctctaggccgtcaacagcagcaagcagcagccccCCACAGCAAGACTGGACAGACGCCGCTCGTGATCCCTTCTCAAAGGATGCCTACTCTATGGATCTGGGCATGGACGACGACCTCCCAGACAACGACACAGACGAGGAGATATTTGGCGATTCCACCATGGCCGAACTAGCATGCAGCACGCCCACCCGAAAGCCAAACGCCACAGTCCACCACACCTCTGCCTCCTTCCGGTCGTCATTCCCcaccccgccatcaaccagccCAGCTCGACaattcaacaccaccgacgaccCCTTAACCCCCTGCTCGTCCAAGccccgcaccaccaccaccaccacaacaacaacaacagccacctCAATAGCAAtccaaacctccctccccgaccccgccatcccccatctccaaacCAAACTATCAACCCTCCAACGCGACCTCGACATCTTCAAAAACCAGTTAACCTcgcacctctccctcccaaccggCACCGCCCCCTCGGACATAttatcctccctctcccaaaccctcacGTCCCTATCCGACAAGACCCACGCGTTGACAACCCTGAACaaatccctctcctccctcgggTTTGCCCCCTCTAGCACTCCAAACCCAGACGCGCTGGATATAATAACCGGCATATCCTCCACCTTGCGCTCTTGCCGCCTAGAACTGGAGTACTTATCCCCCGGGGAACTAACCTTCCCCTTGTCTGGTTCGGGGGGACAAGTTCTCAAGATGATGGTGCAAAAACTGCAGGAGCTGGGCAAGAGGAGTAAAGACGCGGGGGAAGTGAttgaggagttgagggagcgggaaagggggttgaaggaggagttgagtGCCAGGGTTGACTTCACCGATCACTTAcaggagaggttggcgaagGAGCAAAACGACAAAAAAGAGTTGGaggccaaggtggaggagttgagggaggcggtggataAATACACCAACGGCATTTCCAAGCTGGAAACCCTCATCAGCGAtctggaggagaggttggaacGGGAGAGTATTGAGCAGCAGCTTCACATCACGGCGCTGGAGCGGGGGTATAAAGACCAGTTGGCGGAGGTGAAGACGAGGTATGAGGAGGAATTAAacgggagggaggaggctaTTCTGGGATGGCGGGCCGAGATTGAacgggtgaggggggagttgaGAGAGACGGGGGAGTTGGTAGGGAGGTTGAAGGATGAGGTGGCGAGGATAGGTGGGGAGAATGATGCGCTCAAGGTGGAGAATGCGGTTATTGCTCAAAAGTatgaggctgagaagaaaagggggaagagaaTTGTCGGGGAGTTGGGACGGGTGCTGGCTTTGGCTcgtggggaggagagtgaagatgaggaagttGTGCCGTCGGCTGGTATGGAAAAGGGGACGAAAAAGAGGAGGTATGACGGTCGGATGGTGTTCACGAAGGAGGCTGAAGCCGAAGAAGTTGAAGCCGTTGGGGTTGTGTGA
- a CDS encoding hypothetical protein (EggNog:ENOG503PFD6), with protein MGGFKRLQPIILDGFSHDIQLGQPFDTSWGAAWLTSVYTDIDHDLFRNMDPIAFRRIRYGNNVAVLFGALVECAEFYELPSFWHVISQGFSANADAVKSIVTVFVAARKAVKDRYPTSASSQTARSADEWIDILDHRGRNTSLFQFAPSKEADLRARAAAFFKSQQKQWLNAAWVPLKDRPISTQSQLSSRSSRNNRPASPGNQSAYQAGSTSRSNPRKRSASPPPERSPKQARMTSTSATNHPIPVEAQTKVPLPESTNTPQASQHLVGIKLPTAPGGEPSPRSSWLLKAGSHIPSRPSSIADLVPLSDSSEHEGVVKLRNRISILEAELANAKAEPPPPSKPNDFDPQELKSTLSTITNAVSTLMESSHYIVDGLQSLQNDILSRPQPQAQQLLTPDPPAFEAKLDAQHDLLLALTKQMAAGKEEPETVEEALGLVERDVRGHRERLLRLYHKMDMDGGEEGGKVDWVAGILAGMEDLERRIGEGVPRGGGG; from the coding sequence ATGGGCGGCTTTAAAAGACTTCAGCCTATCATTCTGGATGGTTTCTCCCACGACATTCAGCTCGGCCAGCCTTTCGACACGTCATGGGGCGCTGCCTGGTTGACAAGCGTCTACACCGACATAGACCACGACCTGTTCCGAAACATGGACCCAATAGCCTTTCGCAGGATAAGATATGGGAACAATGTTGCTGTTCTCTTTGGCGCGTTGGTGGAATGCGCTGAGTTCTACGAGCTTCCCTCGTTCTGGCATGTCATCTCTCAAGGCTTCAGCGCCAACGCAGACGCAGTGAAGTCGATAGTAACAGTCTTCGTCGCTGCCCGCAAGGCTGTCAAGGACAGATACCCAACCAGTGCCTCATCCCAAACAGCAAGGTCGGCCGACGAGTGGATCGACATTTTGGATCACCGAGGACGGAACACTTCGCTTTTCCAGTTTGCGCCTAGCAAGGAAGCAGACCTTCGAGCACGCGCTGCTGCCTTTTTCAAGTCCCAGCAAAAGCAATGGCTGAATGCAGCTTGGGTCCCTCTGAAGGACCGGCCTATTTCAACACAGTCCCAGCTCTCGAGCAGGAGCTCAAGGAACAACCGACCAGCTTCGCCTGGCAACCAATCTGCCTATCAAGCTGGCAGCACTAGTCGGTCTAACCCACGCAAGCGGTCTGCCTCACCGCCACCTGAACGCAGCCCAAAACAAGCCAGGATGACGTCGACTTcagccaccaaccatccAATTCCAGTCGAAGCCCAGACCAAAGTCCCTCTTCCAGAGTCGACAAACACGCCACAGGCATCCCAGCACCTGGTAGGCATCAAACTACCCACCGCTCCAGGCGGAGAACCCTCGCCGAGATCCTCCTGGCTGCTCAAAGCCGGCAGCCACATCCCCAGCAGACCCTCATCAATCGCAGACCTTGTCCCGCTCTCAGACTCGTCCGAACACGAAGGGGTGGTCAAACTCCGCAATCGGATTTCCATCCTAGAGGCAGAGCTCGCCAACGCCAAAGCcgaacccccacccccctcaaaacctAATGACTTTGACCCCCAAGAGTTGAAGAGCACGCTTTCGACTATCACGAATGCGGTTTCGACACTGATGGAATCATCTCATTACATTGTGGACGGGTTGCAGAGTCTGCAGAATGATATTCTTTCCCGGCCGCAGCCACAAGCACAGCAGCTTTTGACGCCTGATCCGCCGGCGTTTGAGGCGAAACTGGATGCGCAGCATGATTTGCTGCTTGCGCTGACGAAGCagatggcggcggggaaggaggagccggagacggtggaggaggcgctcgggttggtggagagggatgtTAGGGGGCATcgggagaggttgttgaggttgtatCACAAGATGGAtatggatgggggggaggaaggggggaaggttgATTGGGTTGCCGGAATATTGGCGGGGATGGAGGATTTGGAACGGAGGATAGGTGAGGGGGTAccaagggggggtggtggttga
- a CDS encoding hypothetical protein (EggNog:ENOG503PMTH), protein MPPKKKKALIKKATPKGRLKASSTESTKCKATATTSTKKTHAASKASKDNDEGPVKFPQFKRFPLEIQQEIFTQALRKPSIHFMNVEKAVIPGYTNDKGNWVDPTWHLTYYPKPKSTDGSGYRINKDMGSVSRAAQQAVVLATKNPGNLPFSRAWGPMDTNHDLVVLDFLAGATSNPKSDFRYFHVNNQFFVPYFDPELSFPAGRSRLRDEGEKTKKSVFGTETPGGMADLKKVGVVYKQSSERACAKQNTVFQCCIHVDGSIVPHGDWTMCPDEVAGFIDSMPGLEVLYFVVQVPKGSREDRERLEIYRRWFSTTYHEQRRIKGQPEDWLTLFHDADKTYIDVDRFLMLPSDEARRMDLDVVREVRQLIKEVHRQLTQDKDATPMDLRRIFRTPLGKRQAMAYKILLPVSGI, encoded by the exons ATGCctcccaaaaagaagaaggccttGATCAAAAAGGCCACCCCCAAGGGTCGCCTCAAGGCCAGCAGCACCGAAAGCACCAAATGCAAGGCCACCGCAACCACCTCGACCAAGAAAACCCATGCCGCCTCCAAGGCCTCCAAGGACAACGACGAAGGCCCCGTCAAATTCCCCCAGTTCAAGCGTTTCCCCCTCGAGATACAGCAAGAGATCTTCACCCAAGCCCTCCGCAAACCCAGCATCCACTTCATGAACGTCGAGAAAGCCGTCATCCCGGGCTACACCAACGACAAAGGCAACTGGGTCGACCCCACCTGGCATCTGACCTACtaccccaaacccaaaagCACTGACGGCTCGGGCTATCGTATCAACAAGGACATGGGCTCCGTCAGCCGCGCAGCCCAGCAGGCTGTTGTTCTCGCCACAAAAAACCCGggcaacctccccttctctcgCGCCTGGGGACCCATGGACACAAACCACGACCTTGTCGTGCTCGACTTCCTCGCCGGCGCGACGTCAAACCCCAAGTCTGACTTTCGCTACTTTCATGTTAATAACCAGTTTTTCGTGCCTTACTTTGATCCTGAGCTGTCTTTTCCCGCGGGGAGATCCAGGCTTAGggacgagggggagaagaccaagaagtcTGTTTTTGGGACGGAGACTCCGGGTGGGATGGCTGATTTGAAGAAGGTGGGTGTTGTGTACAAGCAGAGTTCTGAGCGCGCTTGCGCGAAGCAAAACACTGTTTTTCAGTGCTGCATCCATGTTGACGGGAGCATCGTGCCTCATGGGGACTGGACCATGTGTCCGGATGAGGTGGCGGGGTTTATCGACTCGATGCCGGGGTTGGAAGTTTTGTACTTTGTCGTGCAGGTTCCGAAGGGAAGCAGGGAGGATAGGGAGCGGTTGGAGATTTATAGGAGGTGGTTTTCTACAA CTTACCATGAACAGCGCCGCATCAAGGGCCAACCTGAAGATTGGCTCACCCTGTTCCACGACGCCGACAAGACCTACATCGATGTCGACCGCTTCCTCATGCTTCCTAGCGATGAGGCCCGGCGTATGGACCTTGATGTTGTCAGGGAGGTCAGGCAGCTGATCAAGGAGGTTCATAGGCAGCTGACGCAGGACAAGGACGCGACTCCGATGGATCTCCGGAGGATCTTTCGGACTCCGctggggaagaggcaggCAATGGCTTACAAGATCTTGCTGCCGGTCAGTGGCATCTAG
- the JID1 gene encoding J domain-containing protein 1 (COG:O; EggNog:ENOG503P2ZS), which translates to MMLLKRHTVTPFALTTFVLPSASITSSCQLPRCHLQKRSYASVQDKPPKWPTSASPTPYEVFGLTKDDVYTKARFNQLVKLYHPDLHHHSAHDGIPHVTKLERYRLVIAANDILSNPQKRRLYDLHRIGWGNHTDPHVEHRAAGRSWRKEPGNASQNATWEDWEQWYQERDGKKQEPVFMSNFGFATILACCAVVGVWTQVAYAEKKSASILNLQAQQQAVITREMMSRERAKAAMSREGRVETFLLSRELGKSEYDLPGHGASDGGGGEAEAP; encoded by the coding sequence ATGATGCTGCTCAAAAGACATACCGTTACACCATTTGCCTTGACCACTTTTGTGCTGCCATCAGCTTCGATAACGTCATCGTGTCAGCTACCGCGCTGCCATCTCCAGAAGCGCTCATACGCCTCGGTTCAGGACAAGCCACCGAAATGGCCTACTTCTGCAAGCCCCACTCCGTATGAGGTCTTCGGACTTACCAAAGACGATGTATACACCAAAGCACGGTTCAACCAGTTGGTCAAACTCTATCATCCCGatctccaccatcactcGGCCCACGATGGCATCCCCCATGTGACGAAGCTCGAGAGATATCGCCTCGTCATTGCGGCCAATGACATCCTCAGCAATCCTCAGAAGCGTCGACTCTACGACCTCCACCGAATTGGCTGGGGAAATCACACCGACCCACATGTTGAACATCGGGCGGCAGGGAGGTCATGGAGGAAGGAGCCTGGGAACGCCAGCCAGAACGCCACTTGGGAAGACTGGGAGCAATGGTACCAGGAGAGGGATGGCAAAAAGCAAGAGCCGGTCTTCATGTCCAACTTTGGCTTCGCCACCATCTTGGCATGctgtgctgttgttggtgtctgGACCCAGGTGGCATATGCCGAGAAGAAGTCGGCAAGCATCTTGAACCTGCAAGCCCAGCAACAGGCCGTCATCACCAGAGAGATGATGTCGCGCGAGAGAGCGAAAGCGGCCATGAGCCGCGAGGGTAGGGTTGAGACATTCTTGTTGTCACGAGAGCTTGGAAAGTCGGAATATGATTTACCAGGACACGGAGCCTcagacggtggaggtggtgaggccGAGGCGCCATGA
- the DHH1 gene encoding DExD/H-box ATP-dependent RNA helicase dhh1 (COG:A; EggNog:ENOG503NV8Q), translating into MTDSLADKLQATSLNDDEWKKNLKIPTKDNRQQTEDVTNTKGMEFEDFGLKRSLLMGIFEAGFEKPSPIQEESIPVALTGRDILARAKNGTGKTAAFVIPALQKINPKINKIQCLILVPTRELAMQTSQVCKTLGKHLGVNVMVTTGGTGLRDDIVRLQDPVHIVVGTPGRILDLAGKQVADLSECPMFIMDEADKLLSAEFTPVIEQLLQFHPKDRQVMLFSATFPISVKDFSDKNMKEPYEINLMDELTLRGITQYYAYVEEKQKVHCLNTLFSKLQINQSIIFCNSTNRVELLAKKITELGYSCFYSHAKMQQHARNRVFHDFRNGVCRNLVCSDLLTRGIDIQAVNVVINFDFPKNAETYLHRIGRSGRYGHLGLAINLINWDDRFNLYNIERDLGTEIQPIPATIDKSLYVYENPESIPRPISNFRPAGNQQQGQQQPMNPPTHQAQPAGPRPGGASGNWQGRAPQQIEGNQASNSFQQFPDQGGRATNTGFAPRGGYQSRGNPGGHRGNGRGRGGFQQTQPSRYPTRGGRGGQGQTPIQQPPSGPN; encoded by the exons ATGACCGACAGTCTCGCGGACAAGCTCCAGGCGACAAGCTTGAA TGATGACGAGTGGAAGAAGAACTTGAAAATTCCCACGAAAGACAACAGACAACAGACCGAG GatgtcaccaacaccaagggCATGGAGTTTGAGGACTTCGGACTCAAGCGATCCTTACTGATGGGCATTTTCGAAGCTGGTTTCGAGAAGCCCTCGCCCATCCAAGAAGAAAGCATTCCAGTTGCGCTCACCGGGCGTGATATTCTTGCACGCGCCAAGAACGGAACCGGCAAAACAGCTGCCTTCGTCATCCCCGCTCTCCAAAAGATCaaccccaaaatcaacaagATCCAGTGTCTTATCCTGGTCCCGACCAGAGAACTCGCCATGCAGACATCCCAGGTTTGCAAGACGCTTGGAAAGCACCTCGGCGTCAACGTCATGGTTACCACTGGTGGCACAGGCCTCCGCGATGACATTGTCCGTCTCCAGGACCCCGTCCATATTGTGGTCGGCACCCCGGGCAGAATCCTCGATTTGGCTGGAAAGCAGGTGGCGGATTTGAGTGAATGCCCCATGTTCATCATGGACGAAGCTGACAAGCTTCTCTCGGCCGAGTTCACCCCCGTCATCGAACAACTTCTCCAGTTCCACCCCAAGGATCGCCAGGTCATGCTGTTCTCAGCCACCTTCCCTATTTCGGTCAAGGATTTCTCTGATAAGAACATGAAAGAACCTTACGAGATCAACCTCATGGACGAGCTCACTCTGCGCGGTATCACCCAGTACTACGCCTACGTTGAGGAGAAGCAAAAAGTGCACTGCCTAAACACCCTCTTTTCAAAGCTGCAGATCAACCAGTCCATTATTTTCTGCAACTCGACCAACCGTGTCGAGCTTTTGGCCAAGAAGATCACTGAGTTGGGCTACTCGTGTTTCTACAGTCACGCCAAGATGCAGCAGCACGCTCGCAACCGTGTCTTCCACGACTTTAGGAACGGTGTTTGCCGCAACCTCGTCTGCTCGGATCTTCTCACGCGTGGTATCGACATTCAGGCTGTCAATGTGGTGATCAACTTTGACTTCCCAAAGAATGCCGAGACATATCTTCATCGTATCGGTCGCTCGGGCCGTTACGGCCATCTTGGTTTGGCCATCAACCTGATCAACTGGGATGACAGGTTCAACCTCTACAACATTGAACGTGACTTGGGCACTGAAATCCAGCCCATTCCTGCCACCATTGACAAGAGTCTCTACGTCTACGAGAATCCCGAGTCGATTCCTCGGCCCATTTCCAACTTCAGGCCCGCTGGTAACCAGCAGCAgggtcaacagcagcccatGAACCCACCAACTCACCAGGCTCAACCCGCTGGTCCCCGCCCGGGAGGTGCTTCGGGAAACTGGCAGGGACGGGCTCCCCAGCAGATTGAAGGCAATCAGGCGTCAAACAGCTTCCAGCAGTTCCCGGACCAAGGCGGCCGGGCAACCAACACTGGTTTTGCGCCCCGCGGAGGGTACCAGTCCCGTGGAAACCCCGGCGGTCACCGGGGCAATGGCCGAGGCCGCGGTGGGTTCCAGCAAACCCAGCCTTCCCGCTATCCGACCCgcggtggtcgtggtggtcaGGGGCAAACCCCTATTCAGCAGCCCCCTTCTGGGCCCAACTAA